In the genome of Doryrhamphus excisus isolate RoL2022-K1 chromosome 11, RoL_Dexc_1.0, whole genome shotgun sequence, one region contains:
- the LOC131138340 gene encoding transcriptional regulator ATRX-like isoform X1 — protein sequence MLSSSTSKLNVLVNKLHEYLAHSTPEDSNGSADDVTNRNGSLGNSARHATMEAAADTKCSKRKPSVVTKHSGLDESGDSNDSDNVDFPFSANGHPDITCLPKGTVLVKPEPVDNGRDDFRGPEFRSRKSNVLRKEFSRRRGGGEHLGIVSCTACGRQVNHFQRDSLYRHPVLKVLICKSCYKYYSSDDISKDSDGMDEQCRWCAEGGNLICCDFCSNAFCKKCILRNLGRKELSGILESKWYCYVCNPEPLFGLVVACDSVLESMEQLWQQHRKRNRTEPGKSELYGMLPLPQIIPLAKWEHTGMDASVVFNYNTLQVSKEMTTKVKYLVDSTNNVNTNFIQFMNTVTKTKQAEGVRSLYLKSFVTVVKALRKCLAALEENLKEEFSDMDISSSWEKLLSDNFETPPATEAEAEITSDVCLNNLPKLSEEYVEEDDSDCKITTDGRSTNEHVDSPSETMEPASPRSGVNMTKKLVVQLTPMPVDQEACSDAPEGPEDTKEDKFKGKDASGSEEMVVDGKTSKDHPSTSLHIEEELGNRRSPRVKTTPLRRPSDVKGKTSHSTADSESDSDQEEPHSSAAAQTTEEQSLNQARDDSDSDEIPSVLLERAAMTQSSDEHQSDEDGGQASTKVAKKCLFWLTKNTPISPERLRRKRKLLDRSPDSDSIAKARRERGTDSSSDEQDSCDKMQHLKTLRSIGKTHLGKGETEGLARKQGMAPTRKPKTRSRQEVIETTSSSSDDDDSGSDGDDQKMKPITESIALLGPAAFHQSSGDEDQSGPTWAAGDDDDPENRIAKKILLAQINANFSSADDLSSDVETQDDDSASETERELKQASVESGQENGENGVEMTAAGDNMASPSSDAGSDRPNVENHHLLRHKLTLDEAVGSDNAGSGVEEGKQEKKQRLGPKQLSTDDETGDAENNVSELEDFGMSEELSESEEEEKLESSSSKLKEVSQVPCILLSDSSSEKSMQEDTDAAVSNSQGTPRKRKKIRKIIEDGNLRAETQEALREEEERCRRLARREQQMEDRRVITIVDDELSQVACPVTTKLILDQDEETKIPLVEVQEELVTCLKPHQVDGVQFIWDSCCESMKKANSSPGSGCILAHCMGLGKTLQVVAFLHTVLLSKNLHFKTALVVCPLNTVLNWLNEFNKWQTKLKSKKVKVTELATVKSPAERLRALQTWHCTGGVMIMGYEMYRNLSLSTKTNHAELKKQFKHLLVNPGPDFVVCDEGHILRNDTSNISKAMNAVKTRRRVVLTGTPLQNNLIEYHCMVSFIKRNLLGSSQEFRNRFVNPIQNGQCADSTPKDVRIMKRRAHVLHAMLNGCVQRRDYSELTQFLPPKHEYVVAVRVSPLQYKLYSHYLQHVSGMSSQLGSAKMKVGANLFKDFQVLGRVWTHPWCLQLSHKAKEKRLQRCLETKNPFAAATVCQNEESTESRPSGSASSGPTKMDAASVLNVASQGQCWFQDMFSQEDSKVLKHSGKMVLLFEILRKAEELGDKVLVFSQSLISLDLIENFLASHRHSNTDSSKAGSWIRNIDYYRLDGSTTPALRKKWADHFNNDDNARGRLFLISTRAGSLGINLVAANRVIIFDASWNPSYDIQSIYRVYRFGQSKQVFVYRFLAQGTMEEKIYDRQVTKQSLSYRVVDQQQIERHFTLSELTELYTFEPDLLDNPHSRKNKRKTSDLPTDGILAQLLEKCKEHIVSFHEHESLLDHKQEEELTEAERKDAWAEYQAESNTAKAPVQLSLDALNAKSNEELMDLLNGSRSKVAAAFELLQQMMPHTLQDYCLRLLQQHPGLPSEQILVRAKQWKMFDMKELERRKAFYQDLLAQQQSLTLHIQAILNHRRNQEMQQAAPASNKPAPSSSNQ from the exons GCACCGTTCTGGTCAAACCTGAACCCGTAGATAACGGAAGAGATGACTTCAGAGGTCCAGAGTTTCGCAGTCGCAAAAGTAACGTTTTGCGGAAAGAATTTTCAAGGAGACGTGGAG GAGGTGAACATCTGGGAATTGTCAGTTGCACTGCTTGTGGTCGCCAAGTGAACCACTTCCAGAGAGATTCTCTTTATCGCCACCCAGTTCTAAAAGTACTTATTTGCAAG tCCTGCTACAAATATTACTCAAGTGATGACATCAGCAAGGATTCAGATGGAATGGATGAACAGTGCCG TTGGTGTGCAGAAGGGGGCAACCTAATCTGCTGTGATTTCTGCAGTAATGCCTTCTGCAAGAAATGCATTCTGAGAAATTTGGGGCGAAAGGAGCTTTCTGGCATCTTAGAGAGCAAGTGGTACTGCTATGTCTGTAACCCGGAGCCCCTTTTTGGCCTTGTGGTGGCGTGCGACAGCGTGCTGGAGAGCATGGAGCAGCTGTGGCAACAGCACCGCAAGAGGAACCGCACAGAACCGGGGAAATCTGAACTGTATGGCATGTTGCCGCTACCTCAGATCATTCCCTTAGCTAAATGGGAACACACGGGCATGGATGCTAGTGTCGTGTTCAACTATAACACCCTACAGGTCTCCAAGGAGATGACCACAAAGGTCAAATATTTAGTGGACTCTACAAACAACGTGAACACAAATTTCATTCAGTTCATGAACACTGTGACAAAGACGAAACAAGCTGAAGGTGTTCGAAGTCTCTATTTGAAGTCTTTTGTGACAGTGGTGAAAGCCTTGCGAAAGTGTCTTGCTGCACTAGAGGAAAACCTGAAAGAAGAATTTAGCGACATGGACATCTCCAGCTCATGGGAAAAGTTGCTCAGCGATAATTTTGAGACCCCACCTGCAACTGAAGCAGAGGCGGAGATCACCAGTGACGTATGCTTGAATAACTTGCCAAAGCTGTCTGAAGAATATGTGGAAGAGGACGATTCAGACTGTAAAATCACCACTGATGGGAGAAGCACAAATGAGCATGTGGACTCTCCTTCGGAGACAATGGAGCCAGCATCTCCTAGAAGTGGTGTCAACATGACAAAAAAGTTAGTGGTCCAACTTACGCCGATGCCTGTGGACCAGGAGGCCTGCTCAGATGCTCCAGAAGGGCCAGAAGACACTAAGGAAGAcaagtttaaaggaaaagaTGCATCCGGAAGTGAAGAGATGGTCGTCGATGGCAAAACGAGTAAAGACCACCCAAGCACGTCACTCCACATAGAAGAAGAACTTGGAAATCGACGTTCTCCTCGTGTGAAGACAACGCCTTTGCGTCGTCCCAGCGATGTCAAGGGTAAAACCTCTCACTCCACAGCAGACAGCGAGAGTGACTCAGACCAAGAGGAACCCCATAGCTCAGCTGCTGCCCAAACCACTGAAGAACAAAGCCTAAACCAGGCGAGAGACGACTCGGACTCAGATGAAATCCCTTCTGTGCTTCTTGAGCGAGCAGCCATGACTCAAAGCTCTGATGAACACCAGAGTGATGAAGATGGTGGTCAAGCGTCTACCAAGGTGGCCAAGAAGTGTCTTTTCTGGCTCACAAAGAACACCCCGATATCACCGGAGAGGCTTCGTCGCAAACGTAAGCTGCTGGACCGGTCGCCCGATTCTGACTCCATTGCTAAGGCTCGCCGGGAAAGGGGGACTGATTCCTCTAGTGATGAGCAAGACTCGTGCGATAAAATGCAGCACCTGAAAACCCTCAGGTCTATTGGCAAGACTCACCTTGGAAAGGGTGAAACTGAAGGGTTGGCTAGGAAACAGGGGATGGCGCCGACCAGGAAGCCAAAGACCCGTTCTCGCCAGGAAGTGATAGAGACGACGTCGTCATCGAGTGACGACGATGATTCCGGGAGTGATGGGGACGATCAGAAGATGAAACCTATCACAGAATCTATAGCGTTACTGGGACCAGCAGCCTTCCATCAATCATCTG GAGATGAGGACCAGTCTGGGCCCACCTGGGCAGCAGGGGATGACGACGACCCCGAAAATAG aaTCGCTAAGAAAATACTTTTGGCCCAAATCAATGCCAACTTCTCTTCGGCCGATGATCTCTCATCAGATGTGGAAACACAGGATGATGATTCCGCTTCTGAAACTGAAAGGGAGCTAAAACAAGCCAGTGTGGAAAGTGGACAAGAGAATGGAGAAAATG GTGTTGAAATGACTGCTGCAGGGGATAACATGGCCTCTCCCTCTTCTGATGCCGGCTCTGATCGACCCAACGTGGAGAACCACCACCTGCTGCGCCACAAACTGACACTGGATGAGGCGGTAGGAAGTGACAACGCGGGGTCGGGAGTTGAAGAAGGAAAGCAGGAGAAGAAGCAAAGACTTGGGCCCAAGCAGTTGAGCA CTGATGATGAAACTGGAGACGCTGAGAATAATGTGTCAGAGCTGGAAGACTTTGGAATGAGCGAGGAGCTGAGTGAGTCAGAGGAGGAAGAAAAGCTAGAAAG TTCATCCTCTAAATTGAAAGAAGTGTCCCAGGTGCCCTGCATTTTGTTGTCTGACTCCAGCAGTGAGAAG AGTATGCAAGAAGACACAGATGCTGCAGTCAGCAACAGCCAGGGCACGCCCAGAAAACGCAAAAAGATCCGCAAAATTATTGAAGATGGGAATCTCCGTGCTGAGACCCAGGAAGCACTacgagaggaggaggagcgatGCAGACGGCTGGCAAGGAGAGAGCAACAGATGGAAGATCGACGAGTG ATAACTATCGTAGATGATGAGCTGTCTCAAGTTGCATGTCCCGTCACCACCAAACTGATTCTGGATCAGGATGAGGAGACCAAGATCCCTCTAGTTGAGGTGCAGGAGGAACTGGTGACCTGCCTCAAGCCTCACCAAGTGGACG GAGTCCAGTTCATTTGGGACAGCTGCTGTGAGTCCATGAAGAAGGCCAACTCAAGTCCGGGATCAGGCTGCATCCTGGCTCACTGCATGGGCCTGGGAAAGACTCTGCAG GTGGTTGCCTTCCTTCACACAGTGTTGCTGTCAAAGAACCTCCATTTCAAAACAGCACTGGTTGTGTGTCCTCTTAACACAGTCCTCAACTGGCTTAATGAGTTCAACAAATGGCAGACAAAGTTGAAGAGCAAGAAAGTCAAG GTTACTGAGCTGGCCACAGTGAAGTCTCCAGCTGAGCGACTCCGAGCTCTGCAGACCTGGCACTGTACTGGAGGAGTGATGATAATGGGCTACGAAATGTATAGAAATCTGTCCCTATCCACTAAAACCAACCATGCGGAGTTAAAGAAGCAATTCAAGCACCTACTGGTGAATCCAG gtCCAGACTTTGTGGTGTGTGATGAGGGGCACATTCTGCGCAATGACACCTCCAATATATCTAAAGCCATGAATGCTGTGAAGACACGGCGAAGAGTGGTGCTCACTGGCACGCCGCTGCAAAACAACCTGATAGAGT ACCACTGCATGGTCAGCTTCATCAAGCGGAATCTTCTGGGCTCATCGCAGGAGTTCCGAAACCGCTTTGTCAACCCGATACAGAACGGCCAGTGTGCCGACTCCACACCAAAAGACGTCCGAATCATGAAGAGGCGGGCGCACGTCCTCCATGCTATGTTGAATGGTTGCGTGCAA AGGAGAGATTACTCAGAGCTGACTCAGTTTCTGCCTCCTAAGCATGAGTATGTGGTGGCAGTCAGGGTGTCGCCTCTGCAGTATAAGTTGTACAGCCACTACCTGCAGCATGTCAGTG GCATGAGCAGCCAGCTTGGCAGCGCAAAGATGAAGGTCGGTGCAAACCTGTTCAAGGATTTCCAAGTACTCGGTCGAGTTTGGACTCATCCTTGGTGCCTTCAACTCAGCcataaagccaaagaaaaaagg TTACAGCGATGTTTAGAAACCAAGAATCCCTTTGCAGCTGCAACTGTGTGCCAGAATGAAGAATCCACAGAAAG TAGACCAAGCGGAAGCGCCTCCAGTGGACCAACCAAGATGGATGCAGCAAGTGTTCTTAATGTTGCATCTCAAG GCCAGTGCTGGTTCCAAGATATGTTCTCTCAAGAAGACTCCAAAGTACTGAAGCACTCTGGCAAAATGGTGCTCTTATTCGAGATCCTGAGGAAGGCTGAAGAGTTGGGCGACAAAGT ACTCGTGTTCAGTCAGTCCCTGATCTCTTTGGACCTGATTGAAAACTTCCTTGCTTCTCATCGCCACAGCAATACTGATTCATCAAAAG CGGGAAGCTGGATTAGGAACATCGATTACTACCGTCTGGATGGCTCCACCACCCCTGCGTTACGGAAGAAATGGGCCGATCACttcaataatgatgataatgcaCG TGGTCGGTTGTTCCTCATCTCAACAAGAGCGGGCTCACTGGGCATCAACCTGGTGGCGGCCAACAGGGTGATCATCTTTGATGCCTCGTGGAATCCCTCTTATGACATCCAGAGCATCTACAGAGTGTACCGCTTCGGACAGTCCAAGCAGGTGTTTGTGTATCGTTTCCTGGCACAG GGCACAATGGAGGAGAAGATCTATGATCGGCAGGTGACAAAGCAGTCTTTGTCGTACCGCGTGGTGGATCAGCAGCAGATTGAGAGACACTTCACCCTTTCCGAGCTGACGGAGCTTTACACGTTTGAGCCGGACTTGCTGGACAACCCTCATTCCAGGAAAAACAAGCGAAAGACCTCTGATTTACCAACG GATGGAATTCTGGCGCAGTTGTTGGAGAAGTGCAAAGAGCACATCGTCAGCTTCCATGAGCATGAATCTCTGCTGGACCATAAGCAAGAGGAGGAGCTCACTGAGGCAGAACGCAAAGATGCTTGGGCAGAGTATCAAGCCGAG TCTAACACGGCCAAGGCTCCGGTTCAACTCAGCCTCGACGCTTTGAATGCAAAAAGCAATGAAGAGCTGATG GACTTGCTGAACGGGAGCAGATCCAAAGTAGCGGCTGCCTTTGAGCTGCTGCAGCAGATGATGCCTCACACCCTCCAGGACTACTGCCTACGACTG
- the LOC131138340 gene encoding transcriptional regulator ATRX-like isoform X2, with protein sequence MLSSSTSKLNVLVNKLHEYLAHSTPEDSNGSADDVTNRNGSLGNSARHATMEAAADTKCSKRKPSVVTKHSGLDESGDSNDSDNVDFPFSANGHPDITCLPKGTVLVKPEPVDNGRDDFRGPEFRSRKSNVLRKEFSRRRGGGEHLGIVSCTACGRQVNHFQRDSLYRHPVLKVLICKSCYKYYSSDDISKDSDGMDEQCRWCAEGGNLICCDFCSNAFCKKCILRNLGRKELSGILESKWYCYVCNPEPLFGLVVACDSVLESMEQLWQQHRKRNRTEPGKSELYGMLPLPQIIPLAKWEHTGMDASVVFNYNTLQVSKEMTTKVKYLVDSTNNVNTNFIQFMNTVTKTKQAEGVRSLYLKSFVTVVKALRKCLAALEENLKEEFSDMDISSSWEKLLSDNFETPPATEAEAEITSDVCLNNLPKLSEEYVEEDDSDCKITTDGRSTNEHVDSPSETMEPASPRSGVNMTKKLVVQLTPMPVDQEACSDAPEGPEDTKEDKFKGKDASGSEEMVVDGKTSKDHPSTSLHIEEELGNRRSPRVKTTPLRRPSDVKGKTSHSTADSESDSDQEEPHSSAAAQTTEEQSLNQARDDSDSDEIPSVLLERAAMTQSSDEHQSDEDGGQASTKVAKKCLFWLTKNTPISPERLRRKRKLLDRSPDSDSIAKARRERGTDSSSDEQDSCDKMQHLKTLRSIGKTHLGKGETEGLARKQGMAPTRKPKTRSRQEVIETTSSSSDDDDSGSDGDDQKMKPITESIALLGPAAFHQSSGDEDQSGPTWAAGDDDDPENRIAKKILLAQINANFSSADDLSSDVETQDDDSASETERELKQASVESGQENGENGVEMTAAGDNMASPSSDAGSDRPNVENHHLLRHKLTLDEAVGSDNAGSGVEEGKQEKKQRLGPKQLSTDDETGDAENNVSELEDFGMSEELSESEEEEKLESSSSKLKEVSQVPCILLSDSSSEKSMQEDTDAAVSNSQGTPRKRKKIRKIIEDGNLRAETQEALREEEERCRRLARREQQMEDRRVITIVDDELSQVACPVTTKLILDQDEETKIPLVEVQEELVTCLKPHQVDGVQFIWDSCCESMKKANSSPGSGCILAHCMGLGKTLQVVAFLHTVLLSKNLHFKTALVVCPLNTVLNWLNEFNKWQTKLKSKKVKVTELATVKSPAERLRALQTWHCTGGVMIMGYEMYRNLSLSTKTNHAELKKQFKHLLVNPGPDFVVCDEGHILRNDTSNISKAMNAVKTRRRVVLTGTPLQNNLIEYHCMVSFIKRNLLGSSQEFRNRFVNPIQNGQCADSTPKDVRIMKRRAHVLHAMLNGCVQRRDYSELTQFLPPKHEYVVAVRVSPLQYKLYSHYLQHVSGMSSQLGSAKMKVGANLFKDFQVLGRVWTHPWCLQLSHKAKEKRLQRCLETKNPFAAATVCQNEESTERPSGSASSGPTKMDAASVLNVASQGQCWFQDMFSQEDSKVLKHSGKMVLLFEILRKAEELGDKVLVFSQSLISLDLIENFLASHRHSNTDSSKAGSWIRNIDYYRLDGSTTPALRKKWADHFNNDDNARGRLFLISTRAGSLGINLVAANRVIIFDASWNPSYDIQSIYRVYRFGQSKQVFVYRFLAQGTMEEKIYDRQVTKQSLSYRVVDQQQIERHFTLSELTELYTFEPDLLDNPHSRKNKRKTSDLPTDGILAQLLEKCKEHIVSFHEHESLLDHKQEEELTEAERKDAWAEYQAESNTAKAPVQLSLDALNAKSNEELMDLLNGSRSKVAAAFELLQQMMPHTLQDYCLRLLQQHPGLPSEQILVRAKQWKMFDMKELERRKAFYQDLLAQQQSLTLHIQAILNHRRNQEMQQAAPASNKPAPSSSNQ encoded by the exons GCACCGTTCTGGTCAAACCTGAACCCGTAGATAACGGAAGAGATGACTTCAGAGGTCCAGAGTTTCGCAGTCGCAAAAGTAACGTTTTGCGGAAAGAATTTTCAAGGAGACGTGGAG GAGGTGAACATCTGGGAATTGTCAGTTGCACTGCTTGTGGTCGCCAAGTGAACCACTTCCAGAGAGATTCTCTTTATCGCCACCCAGTTCTAAAAGTACTTATTTGCAAG tCCTGCTACAAATATTACTCAAGTGATGACATCAGCAAGGATTCAGATGGAATGGATGAACAGTGCCG TTGGTGTGCAGAAGGGGGCAACCTAATCTGCTGTGATTTCTGCAGTAATGCCTTCTGCAAGAAATGCATTCTGAGAAATTTGGGGCGAAAGGAGCTTTCTGGCATCTTAGAGAGCAAGTGGTACTGCTATGTCTGTAACCCGGAGCCCCTTTTTGGCCTTGTGGTGGCGTGCGACAGCGTGCTGGAGAGCATGGAGCAGCTGTGGCAACAGCACCGCAAGAGGAACCGCACAGAACCGGGGAAATCTGAACTGTATGGCATGTTGCCGCTACCTCAGATCATTCCCTTAGCTAAATGGGAACACACGGGCATGGATGCTAGTGTCGTGTTCAACTATAACACCCTACAGGTCTCCAAGGAGATGACCACAAAGGTCAAATATTTAGTGGACTCTACAAACAACGTGAACACAAATTTCATTCAGTTCATGAACACTGTGACAAAGACGAAACAAGCTGAAGGTGTTCGAAGTCTCTATTTGAAGTCTTTTGTGACAGTGGTGAAAGCCTTGCGAAAGTGTCTTGCTGCACTAGAGGAAAACCTGAAAGAAGAATTTAGCGACATGGACATCTCCAGCTCATGGGAAAAGTTGCTCAGCGATAATTTTGAGACCCCACCTGCAACTGAAGCAGAGGCGGAGATCACCAGTGACGTATGCTTGAATAACTTGCCAAAGCTGTCTGAAGAATATGTGGAAGAGGACGATTCAGACTGTAAAATCACCACTGATGGGAGAAGCACAAATGAGCATGTGGACTCTCCTTCGGAGACAATGGAGCCAGCATCTCCTAGAAGTGGTGTCAACATGACAAAAAAGTTAGTGGTCCAACTTACGCCGATGCCTGTGGACCAGGAGGCCTGCTCAGATGCTCCAGAAGGGCCAGAAGACACTAAGGAAGAcaagtttaaaggaaaagaTGCATCCGGAAGTGAAGAGATGGTCGTCGATGGCAAAACGAGTAAAGACCACCCAAGCACGTCACTCCACATAGAAGAAGAACTTGGAAATCGACGTTCTCCTCGTGTGAAGACAACGCCTTTGCGTCGTCCCAGCGATGTCAAGGGTAAAACCTCTCACTCCACAGCAGACAGCGAGAGTGACTCAGACCAAGAGGAACCCCATAGCTCAGCTGCTGCCCAAACCACTGAAGAACAAAGCCTAAACCAGGCGAGAGACGACTCGGACTCAGATGAAATCCCTTCTGTGCTTCTTGAGCGAGCAGCCATGACTCAAAGCTCTGATGAACACCAGAGTGATGAAGATGGTGGTCAAGCGTCTACCAAGGTGGCCAAGAAGTGTCTTTTCTGGCTCACAAAGAACACCCCGATATCACCGGAGAGGCTTCGTCGCAAACGTAAGCTGCTGGACCGGTCGCCCGATTCTGACTCCATTGCTAAGGCTCGCCGGGAAAGGGGGACTGATTCCTCTAGTGATGAGCAAGACTCGTGCGATAAAATGCAGCACCTGAAAACCCTCAGGTCTATTGGCAAGACTCACCTTGGAAAGGGTGAAACTGAAGGGTTGGCTAGGAAACAGGGGATGGCGCCGACCAGGAAGCCAAAGACCCGTTCTCGCCAGGAAGTGATAGAGACGACGTCGTCATCGAGTGACGACGATGATTCCGGGAGTGATGGGGACGATCAGAAGATGAAACCTATCACAGAATCTATAGCGTTACTGGGACCAGCAGCCTTCCATCAATCATCTG GAGATGAGGACCAGTCTGGGCCCACCTGGGCAGCAGGGGATGACGACGACCCCGAAAATAG aaTCGCTAAGAAAATACTTTTGGCCCAAATCAATGCCAACTTCTCTTCGGCCGATGATCTCTCATCAGATGTGGAAACACAGGATGATGATTCCGCTTCTGAAACTGAAAGGGAGCTAAAACAAGCCAGTGTGGAAAGTGGACAAGAGAATGGAGAAAATG GTGTTGAAATGACTGCTGCAGGGGATAACATGGCCTCTCCCTCTTCTGATGCCGGCTCTGATCGACCCAACGTGGAGAACCACCACCTGCTGCGCCACAAACTGACACTGGATGAGGCGGTAGGAAGTGACAACGCGGGGTCGGGAGTTGAAGAAGGAAAGCAGGAGAAGAAGCAAAGACTTGGGCCCAAGCAGTTGAGCA CTGATGATGAAACTGGAGACGCTGAGAATAATGTGTCAGAGCTGGAAGACTTTGGAATGAGCGAGGAGCTGAGTGAGTCAGAGGAGGAAGAAAAGCTAGAAAG TTCATCCTCTAAATTGAAAGAAGTGTCCCAGGTGCCCTGCATTTTGTTGTCTGACTCCAGCAGTGAGAAG AGTATGCAAGAAGACACAGATGCTGCAGTCAGCAACAGCCAGGGCACGCCCAGAAAACGCAAAAAGATCCGCAAAATTATTGAAGATGGGAATCTCCGTGCTGAGACCCAGGAAGCACTacgagaggaggaggagcgatGCAGACGGCTGGCAAGGAGAGAGCAACAGATGGAAGATCGACGAGTG ATAACTATCGTAGATGATGAGCTGTCTCAAGTTGCATGTCCCGTCACCACCAAACTGATTCTGGATCAGGATGAGGAGACCAAGATCCCTCTAGTTGAGGTGCAGGAGGAACTGGTGACCTGCCTCAAGCCTCACCAAGTGGACG GAGTCCAGTTCATTTGGGACAGCTGCTGTGAGTCCATGAAGAAGGCCAACTCAAGTCCGGGATCAGGCTGCATCCTGGCTCACTGCATGGGCCTGGGAAAGACTCTGCAG GTGGTTGCCTTCCTTCACACAGTGTTGCTGTCAAAGAACCTCCATTTCAAAACAGCACTGGTTGTGTGTCCTCTTAACACAGTCCTCAACTGGCTTAATGAGTTCAACAAATGGCAGACAAAGTTGAAGAGCAAGAAAGTCAAG GTTACTGAGCTGGCCACAGTGAAGTCTCCAGCTGAGCGACTCCGAGCTCTGCAGACCTGGCACTGTACTGGAGGAGTGATGATAATGGGCTACGAAATGTATAGAAATCTGTCCCTATCCACTAAAACCAACCATGCGGAGTTAAAGAAGCAATTCAAGCACCTACTGGTGAATCCAG gtCCAGACTTTGTGGTGTGTGATGAGGGGCACATTCTGCGCAATGACACCTCCAATATATCTAAAGCCATGAATGCTGTGAAGACACGGCGAAGAGTGGTGCTCACTGGCACGCCGCTGCAAAACAACCTGATAGAGT ACCACTGCATGGTCAGCTTCATCAAGCGGAATCTTCTGGGCTCATCGCAGGAGTTCCGAAACCGCTTTGTCAACCCGATACAGAACGGCCAGTGTGCCGACTCCACACCAAAAGACGTCCGAATCATGAAGAGGCGGGCGCACGTCCTCCATGCTATGTTGAATGGTTGCGTGCAA AGGAGAGATTACTCAGAGCTGACTCAGTTTCTGCCTCCTAAGCATGAGTATGTGGTGGCAGTCAGGGTGTCGCCTCTGCAGTATAAGTTGTACAGCCACTACCTGCAGCATGTCAGTG GCATGAGCAGCCAGCTTGGCAGCGCAAAGATGAAGGTCGGTGCAAACCTGTTCAAGGATTTCCAAGTACTCGGTCGAGTTTGGACTCATCCTTGGTGCCTTCAACTCAGCcataaagccaaagaaaaaagg TTACAGCGATGTTTAGAAACCAAGAATCCCTTTGCAGCTGCAACTGTGTGCCAGAATGAAGAATCCACAGAAAG ACCAAGCGGAAGCGCCTCCAGTGGACCAACCAAGATGGATGCAGCAAGTGTTCTTAATGTTGCATCTCAAG GCCAGTGCTGGTTCCAAGATATGTTCTCTCAAGAAGACTCCAAAGTACTGAAGCACTCTGGCAAAATGGTGCTCTTATTCGAGATCCTGAGGAAGGCTGAAGAGTTGGGCGACAAAGT ACTCGTGTTCAGTCAGTCCCTGATCTCTTTGGACCTGATTGAAAACTTCCTTGCTTCTCATCGCCACAGCAATACTGATTCATCAAAAG CGGGAAGCTGGATTAGGAACATCGATTACTACCGTCTGGATGGCTCCACCACCCCTGCGTTACGGAAGAAATGGGCCGATCACttcaataatgatgataatgcaCG TGGTCGGTTGTTCCTCATCTCAACAAGAGCGGGCTCACTGGGCATCAACCTGGTGGCGGCCAACAGGGTGATCATCTTTGATGCCTCGTGGAATCCCTCTTATGACATCCAGAGCATCTACAGAGTGTACCGCTTCGGACAGTCCAAGCAGGTGTTTGTGTATCGTTTCCTGGCACAG GGCACAATGGAGGAGAAGATCTATGATCGGCAGGTGACAAAGCAGTCTTTGTCGTACCGCGTGGTGGATCAGCAGCAGATTGAGAGACACTTCACCCTTTCCGAGCTGACGGAGCTTTACACGTTTGAGCCGGACTTGCTGGACAACCCTCATTCCAGGAAAAACAAGCGAAAGACCTCTGATTTACCAACG GATGGAATTCTGGCGCAGTTGTTGGAGAAGTGCAAAGAGCACATCGTCAGCTTCCATGAGCATGAATCTCTGCTGGACCATAAGCAAGAGGAGGAGCTCACTGAGGCAGAACGCAAAGATGCTTGGGCAGAGTATCAAGCCGAG TCTAACACGGCCAAGGCTCCGGTTCAACTCAGCCTCGACGCTTTGAATGCAAAAAGCAATGAAGAGCTGATG GACTTGCTGAACGGGAGCAGATCCAAAGTAGCGGCTGCCTTTGAGCTGCTGCAGCAGATGATGCCTCACACCCTCCAGGACTACTGCCTACGACTG